AATGAAGCAGGGGAGTCAATCCATCAGATTGCCGACTCGGTTTCTCATATTCAGCAAATGAATAATCAAATCGCTACTGCGGCTGAACAGCAAAGCACGGTTGCTGAAGAGATTAACCGCTCTATCTTTAGTATTCGTGAAGTCTCAGATCACTCAGCGGCCGCCACCGAGCAAACGGCGTCAAGTAGTACCGACTTAGCGCGCCAAAGCACAGACTTACAGCGCTTAATTGCCCGCTTTCGCCTGCCATAAACTAAAAAAAGCGTTAATTCCAACACCGGCTAAGGCCGGTGTTGTGCTTTAAAGGGCGTATAAGTGGTGCTTCTGACAGCTTACGGCTGAGAGTGTTGTTTAAATACTGAAGTTTTTATGTTGGCTGCTTACAATATGGCCCCTGCAGTTTTTGAGACTTATTATATGCGCGCCATAATAACGCTTTCTTTATGCTGGCTATGGGTGGCAGTGGCACAGGCGAAACCTACCCATGTGTTAAATGAAGGTGGCGACGTTATTAAGCTTGCCTCGGTTGCGCAGACGACGCGCCCGCGTATTGCCTTAGTGCTGAGTGGCGGTGGCGCTAAGGGAGCGGCGCACGTAGGCGTGATAAAAGCTTTAGAAGCGCTGCGCATTCCTATTGATATTATTACCGGTACTAGCATGGGTGCCTATGTGGGCGGCATGTATGCCCTTGGCTTAGATGCTAAGGAGCTAGAGCAGCAGATGCTCAGCATAGATTGGAACCAAGGCTATCAAGATAAAGTCGGGCGCGATGAATTATCCCTGCGACGTAAGCGCCAACATGATGAATACTTATTGCGCACCGATATCGGGATTAGCGAAGACTGGCAATTAAGCTTGCCCGGCGGCTTTTTTCAAGGCCAAGGCATGGGTGCCTTATTGCGCAATAGCACTTTAAATTTATCGGGCTTACAAAGCTTTGATGACTTACCTATTCCTTATCGCGCGTTGGCAACGGATATGGAAACCGTGACTCCAGTGGTGCTAAAAGAAGGCCATTTGGCCACTGTTATGCAAGCATCTATGTCGATCCCGGGGGTTTTACAACCCGTTGAAATTGACGGCCAACTATTAGCCGATGGAGGAGTCGTCAATAATATGCCGGTAGATGTCGCTCGCCAAATGGGGGCTGATGTCATTATTGCGGTCGACATCGGGGATGTCATGCTGGCACGCGAGCAACTAGATGGGGCGCTGGCCATGGTTAGCCAGTTAACCAATTACCTTACCCGCTCTAGTACAGAGCGCCAAGTTTCATTATTAACCTCCGATGATATTTTATTAAGCCCTAATATTGTGGGTATTGGCGTAACCGACTTTGCACTGATGCCAGAGGCCATCACTCGCGGAGAGCGGGCCACGCTCGCCATGCAATCCCAGCTACACGCCTTAGCTCTGAGTGAGCAAGATTACTTTGCGTATCAGTCGCAAAAGCTCGATAAGCGCGCCCAATTACAACGTACCGACGCGGTATATGTAGATAAAGTGAAAGTTGAAAACAATTCACACCTGAGTGAAACCAGTATCCGTGAAGTACTCGGCTTAGTACCTGGGCAATTTCACCAGTCAAAAGACTTAGAAGCGGGCGTGCGCAGACTGTATGCCTTGGATGCGTTTGAACGCGTAAGTTATCGCATTGAAGAACAAGCAGGCGAGCAAGTATTAACGGTACAAACCAGTGAAAAAAACTGGGGGCCGGGCTTTGTGGACTTAAAATTTGCCCTAGAAGATGATTTTTCCCAACAAGCTAATTATGAAATAGGCGCCCAGTTTAGGCGCACTAATATCAATACCTTAGGCGGGGAATGGTTAGTAGAAAGCACCTTTGGCAGTAATAAGTTATTAGCCAGCGAGTTTTATACGCCGATTGTCAGTGATTATGATGCCTTTTGGAAAGTTAGAGCGGAATATGAAAAAAAATCGCGCCAGTTTTACTTTGATGGGGAACAGGCGCAGTTTGAATTGTTTAGCCCGCTCACTCGCTTAGATACCGATTATTCCACTTGGGGGCTGAGTACTGAGTTAGGTTATAACCTTAAACCTTGGCGAGAGTTGGCATTAGGTATACAAGGAGTAGTAGGCACCATAGAAACACGCAACCTTGATAATAAATTGAAAGTAGACTCCTATGGGCCTTATGTGCGGTTAAGTCATGACACCCTAGATAATGTGTTTTTCCCCACTCACGGGACGGCTCTCGAAGTTAAACTGGGTTATTTTCATAATAATCTCATCATAGATAATCAGCACCAAGGTACGGCCGGTCTGGATTACGAATTAGAGTGGCTTAATCCTTATCAATTTAATCGCCACACCTTAATTAGCAAGCTGGCGCTTGGCGGCTCGACGGTTGAACAAGAGCTACCGGTATTTGCCCGCAGCCTAGGCGGATTGTTTAATTTATCTGGTTATCAACGCGATCAGCTCAGTGGCCGCTACAGTGGCTTTGCCGGTTTGCTTTATCACTACCGCTGGTTTGATAACGACTTTGGTGCTTTTCGCTCACCGGTTTATTTAGGTGGCTCACTAGAGCGAGGCGGGGTGTGGAATAAAGGCACGGATGTAAGTTGGGAGTCAGCATTAACTGCAGGCAGTGTCTTCATTGGCGTAGATACCAATTGGGGGCCCTTATATTTGGCCTATGGCCAAGGCGAGCGTAATAAAAGCAGCCTTTATCTTTATTTTGGTAATCTCTTTAGCTTCTAGGCGCCCTTTATAGGCTAAGAAAAACGAACTGCGCTTTTAATATCTTCAACTAGCATATCCGAGTAATAGCACTAGTACTTTGGTGTAACACTGCTGTGGGTGAGATTTTAATTTAGCGTTAAAACTTATATACTGGCGCCACGTCCGCGTGGGGTTAGCGCTCGGTCTAATCACTACAAGCTAAGCGCCCAACAAGGATAATACCGCCAAGATGGCGAATATAATAAGAGGAAACAGTCGTGCTTGAAGCCTATCGTAACCACGTCGCAGAACGTGCCCTTGAGGGTGTGGTCCCCCAACCCCTGAATGCTGAGCAAGTTGCCGCTTTGGTTGAGTTGCTTAAAAATCCTCCCGCTGGCGAAGAATCTTTTCTCTATGAATTATTGTCTACCCGTATTCCACCGGGAGTGGATGAAGCGGCATACGTTAAAGCGGGTTTTTTAGCCGCTGTGGCTAAAGGTGAAGTGAGCTCAACCGTGGTCTCTCCTGCTCAAGCCACCGAGCTGTTAGGTACCATGCAAGGCGGTTACAATATTGCGCCGTTAGTAGACCTGCTAGATGCGCCCGTATTAGCACCCTTAGCGGCTAAGGCCTTAAGCCATACTTTGTTGATGTTTGATGCCTTTCACGATGTGGAAGAAAAAGCCCAAGCCGGTAACGCCTTTGCCAAGCAAGTGATGCAATCTTGGGCCGATGCCGAGTGGTTTTTAGAGCGCGCCCCTTTGGCTGAAAAAATCAGCATGCGCGTCTTTAAAGTGCCGGGCGAAACTAACACCGATGACTTATCTCCGGCGCAAGATGCTTGGTCACGCCCTGATATTCCGCTGCACGCCCTAGCTATGTTGAAAAATGCTCGTCAAGATATAGTGCCTGATCAAGATGGTGTTATTGGTCCTATTAAAGAGCTAGAAGCGCTAAAAACCCAAGGCTTTCCGCTGGCCTATGTAGGTGATGTCGTAGGTACCGGCTCTAGCCGTAAGTCGGCGACAAACTCAGTGCTATGGCACATGGGTGATGATATTCCCTTTGTGCCTAATAAACGTGCCGGTGGCGTGTGTATTGGTAATAAAATTGCGCCTATTTTCTTTAATACCATGGAAGATGCCGGTGCACTGCCCATTGAGTGTGATGTTGATAAGCTCAATACCGGCGATGTCATCGATATTTACCCTTATGCCGGTAAGATTTGCGCTCATAATAGCGATGAAGTGTTGAGTACTTTTAGCCTAAAAACCGATGTGTTGCTTGATGAAGTGCGCGCCGGTGGCCGAATTCCGCTGATTATTGGCCGTGGTTTAACTGATAAAGCCCGCGCCTCACTGGGACTTGAAACCTCAACTGTGTTTAAGCGACCAGCCGTGGTGGTAGAAACCGATAAAGGCTTTACCTTAGCGCAGAAGATGGTCGGCAAGGCCTGCGGCGTAAAAGGCATTCGTCCTAACCAGTATTGCGAGCCAAGAATGACCACAGTCGGCTCACAAGACACCACAGGCCCCATGACCCGTGATGAGCTAAAAGACTTAGCTTGTTTAGGTTTTTCTGCCGACTTAACCATGCAGTCTTTTTGTCATACCTCGGCCTACCCAAAGCCGATTGATGTGACCACTCACCACACATTGCCAGATTTTATTATGAATCGCGGTGGTGTGTCACTGCGCCCTGGGGATGGGGTTATTCACTCTTGGCTAAACCGTATGCTGTTGCCCGATACCGTTGGTACCGGTGGCGACTCTCATACTCGCTTCCCGATTGGTATTTCCTTTCCTGCCGGTTCCGGTTTAGTAGCCTTTGCTGCCGCCACCGGCGTGATGCCGCTGGATATGCCAGAGTCAATTTTGGTGCGCTTTAAAGGCGAAATGCAGCCCGGCATTACCTTGCGTGATTTGGTGCATGCTATTCCGTATTTTGGCATTCAAAACGGCCTGTTAACCGTTGATAAATCTAACAAAATCAATGAG
This genomic window from Oceanisphaera avium contains:
- the acnB gene encoding bifunctional aconitate hydratase 2/2-methylisocitrate dehydratase; this translates as MLEAYRNHVAERALEGVVPQPLNAEQVAALVELLKNPPAGEESFLYELLSTRIPPGVDEAAYVKAGFLAAVAKGEVSSTVVSPAQATELLGTMQGGYNIAPLVDLLDAPVLAPLAAKALSHTLLMFDAFHDVEEKAQAGNAFAKQVMQSWADAEWFLERAPLAEKISMRVFKVPGETNTDDLSPAQDAWSRPDIPLHALAMLKNARQDIVPDQDGVIGPIKELEALKTQGFPLAYVGDVVGTGSSRKSATNSVLWHMGDDIPFVPNKRAGGVCIGNKIAPIFFNTMEDAGALPIECDVDKLNTGDVIDIYPYAGKICAHNSDEVLSTFSLKTDVLLDEVRAGGRIPLIIGRGLTDKARASLGLETSTVFKRPAVVVETDKGFTLAQKMVGKACGVKGIRPNQYCEPRMTTVGSQDTTGPMTRDELKDLACLGFSADLTMQSFCHTSAYPKPIDVTTHHTLPDFIMNRGGVSLRPGDGVIHSWLNRMLLPDTVGTGGDSHTRFPIGISFPAGSGLVAFAAATGVMPLDMPESILVRFKGEMQPGITLRDLVHAIPYFGIQNGLLTVDKSNKINEFSGRIVEIEGLPELKVEQAFELADATAERSAAGCTIKLDKEPIAEYLNSNIVMLKWMIAEGYGDRRTIERRIKGMEEWLANPELLQADADAEYAHVLEIDMSTIKEPILCAPNDPDDARLLSEVTGEVIEEVFIGSCMTNIGHFRAAGKLLDKYAGQLPTRLWVAPPTKMDRDQLTDEGYYGIFGRVGARIETPGCSLCMGNQARVADNSTVVSTSTRNFPNRLGKGANVYLASAELAAVAAIHGKLPTVAEYMSYAQQLNATAADTYRYLNFDQLDSYVEKADTVIFQQVV
- a CDS encoding patatin-like phospholipase family protein; the protein is MRAIITLSLCWLWVAVAQAKPTHVLNEGGDVIKLASVAQTTRPRIALVLSGGGAKGAAHVGVIKALEALRIPIDIITGTSMGAYVGGMYALGLDAKELEQQMLSIDWNQGYQDKVGRDELSLRRKRQHDEYLLRTDIGISEDWQLSLPGGFFQGQGMGALLRNSTLNLSGLQSFDDLPIPYRALATDMETVTPVVLKEGHLATVMQASMSIPGVLQPVEIDGQLLADGGVVNNMPVDVARQMGADVIIAVDIGDVMLAREQLDGALAMVSQLTNYLTRSSTERQVSLLTSDDILLSPNIVGIGVTDFALMPEAITRGERATLAMQSQLHALALSEQDYFAYQSQKLDKRAQLQRTDAVYVDKVKVENNSHLSETSIREVLGLVPGQFHQSKDLEAGVRRLYALDAFERVSYRIEEQAGEQVLTVQTSEKNWGPGFVDLKFALEDDFSQQANYEIGAQFRRTNINTLGGEWLVESTFGSNKLLASEFYTPIVSDYDAFWKVRAEYEKKSRQFYFDGEQAQFELFSPLTRLDTDYSTWGLSTELGYNLKPWRELALGIQGVVGTIETRNLDNKLKVDSYGPYVRLSHDTLDNVFFPTHGTALEVKLGYFHNNLIIDNQHQGTAGLDYELEWLNPYQFNRHTLISKLALGGSTVEQELPVFARSLGGLFNLSGYQRDQLSGRYSGFAGLLYHYRWFDNDFGAFRSPVYLGGSLERGGVWNKGTDVSWESALTAGSVFIGVDTNWGPLYLAYGQGERNKSSLYLYFGNLFSF